The following proteins are encoded in a genomic region of Sorangiineae bacterium MSr12523:
- the rpiA gene encoding ribose 5-phosphate isomerase A → MDLKKIAAEKALELIAPHGPNVMRVGLGAGSTIAYLVELLAANPVQGVELYTSADATAALLNAKGLPVHDVANVARLDLYLDGCDQLDRELNALKSGGGIHTSEKLLARMAREFVLLGDTSKYVERLDTRYPICLEVLTEAVEHVRSECLRAFPTSRLEVRRDPQGQPIVTKRGHWLADVRFGEMPELAAANQVLKFTAGVVETSLFYRIARKAILAGPDGVTVLTAGSSPSFA, encoded by the coding sequence ATGGACCTGAAAAAAATCGCCGCCGAAAAAGCCCTCGAGCTCATCGCACCCCACGGACCCAACGTGATGCGGGTGGGGCTCGGCGCAGGCTCCACCATCGCGTACCTCGTCGAGCTTCTCGCGGCCAATCCCGTGCAAGGCGTGGAGCTCTACACGTCGGCCGATGCGACGGCCGCCCTGCTGAACGCCAAGGGCCTCCCGGTTCACGACGTCGCCAACGTCGCGCGGCTCGACCTGTACCTGGACGGCTGCGATCAACTCGACCGCGAGCTCAATGCCTTGAAGAGCGGCGGTGGAATCCACACCAGCGAAAAGCTGCTCGCCCGCATGGCCCGCGAATTCGTCCTCCTTGGCGATACATCGAAATACGTGGAGCGCCTCGATACGCGGTACCCCATCTGCCTCGAGGTGCTGACCGAGGCCGTGGAGCACGTCCGCTCGGAGTGCCTTCGCGCCTTTCCGACCTCCCGCCTCGAGGTGCGCCGCGATCCACAGGGCCAACCGATTGTCACCAAACGCGGACATTGGCTCGCCGACGTGCGATTCGGTGAAATGCCGGAGCTCGCGGCGGCGAACCAGGTCCTCAAGTTCACCGCCGGCGTGGTGGAAACGTCGCTATTTTACCGCATTGCCCGCAAGGCCATCCTCGCGGGCCCCGACGGCGTTACCGTTCTTACCGCAGGCAGTTCGCCTTCGTTTGCGTAG
- a CDS encoding kynureninase, whose amino-acid sequence MNDVKLAELRRTPNALAPHYSQFQVAKRLLLSGHSHQAWPDFALEGQIEAFQDAARDVDEKWGRAFAKADEVRAGLRTFLDDPQAEIALGASTHELVLRFLSALDLRRRPRIVTTAGEFHTLRRQLARLGEAGLDVVALPVNPVDTLAERLADAADERTAAVFVSSVLFETSRIVPGLGQLAERCQSRGVELVVDAYHGIGPAAFSIPGQGLSSAWVLGGGYKYLQLGEGNCFLRVPAHAEGMRPVITGWFAEFDALADEHEPGKVAYGTGASRFAGATYDPTSHYRAARVFWFFAQHGLTPAFLRRVYQHQVGLLAARFDALNAPESLIARDRTTPLEGLGGFLSLRTARAGELQRALAARGVRTDSRAEYLRLGPAPYLSDDQIVSAVDILGEILQTWT is encoded by the coding sequence ATGAACGACGTCAAATTGGCAGAGCTGCGCCGCACGCCGAATGCACTCGCGCCGCACTATTCGCAATTCCAAGTTGCCAAACGGCTTTTGCTGTCGGGCCACTCGCACCAAGCGTGGCCCGACTTTGCCTTGGAAGGGCAAATCGAGGCCTTCCAGGACGCCGCACGCGACGTCGACGAGAAGTGGGGGCGCGCGTTCGCCAAGGCCGACGAAGTGCGCGCGGGCCTCCGCACGTTCCTGGACGATCCCCAAGCGGAGATTGCCCTCGGCGCGAGCACGCACGAGCTCGTCTTGCGCTTCCTGTCGGCGTTGGATCTGCGCCGCCGTCCGCGCATCGTCACCACCGCGGGCGAATTTCACACCTTGCGCCGGCAGCTTGCGCGCCTGGGCGAGGCGGGGCTGGACGTGGTTGCGCTGCCCGTAAACCCCGTGGACACGTTGGCCGAGCGCCTCGCCGATGCGGCGGATGAGCGTACGGCCGCGGTTTTCGTGTCGTCGGTGCTCTTCGAGACCTCGCGCATCGTCCCGGGCCTGGGGCAGCTCGCAGAGCGCTGCCAATCGCGCGGTGTCGAGCTCGTGGTGGACGCGTACCATGGCATTGGTCCTGCGGCGTTTTCCATTCCGGGGCAGGGGCTGTCGTCGGCATGGGTGCTCGGCGGCGGGTACAAATACCTGCAGCTCGGTGAGGGAAACTGTTTCCTGCGCGTGCCCGCGCACGCAGAGGGCATGCGGCCGGTCATCACCGGGTGGTTCGCCGAGTTCGACGCGCTCGCCGACGAGCACGAGCCCGGCAAGGTCGCCTACGGCACGGGCGCGAGCCGTTTTGCCGGCGCCACCTACGATCCCACGAGCCACTACCGCGCCGCCCGCGTCTTCTGGTTCTTCGCGCAACACGGCCTCACACCCGCGTTTCTACGCCGCGTGTACCAGCATCAAGTGGGCCTGCTCGCGGCGCGCTTCGATGCGCTGAACGCGCCGGAGTCGCTCATCGCCCGCGATCGCACGACGCCCCTGGAGGGCCTCGGCGGATTCCTGTCGCTGCGCACCGCGCGGGCGGGGGAGCTGCAGCGCGCACTCGCCGCACGTGGCGTTCGCACGGACAGCCGCGCCGAATACCTTCGCCTCGGCCCTGCGCCGTACCTCTCCGACGACCAAATCGTGTCCGCCGTGGACATCCTCGGTGAGATCCTCCAGACATGGACCTGA
- a CDS encoding N-acyl homoserine lactonase family protein, which yields MISKASAWLSMALGLFTSSLSVACSDNAKTATAASESHRVQLYTLECGHFQVDDMGFFSADGKPTGKGERMPDPCFVIRHPKGVLLWDTGLKDSTAQSKEGVKDVVGREFVDVPLSEQLKALSLSPSDITFVGLSHLHADHAGNANQFTSSTWLVNRRELENGTKTPPAIGIDPSVFSDYRKANIKLLDGDYDVFGDGSVRILQTPGHTPGHQSLELRLTNSGTVILSGDLAHSRENWAGHIAPSWNFDRAQTQASMERIEGIIRTDHARFVIQHDPEDFASLPKAPAFLD from the coding sequence ATGATTTCCAAAGCGTCGGCCTGGCTTAGCATGGCCCTAGGATTGTTCACATCCTCGTTGTCGGTTGCATGCTCGGATAACGCCAAGACCGCCACCGCGGCATCGGAGTCGCACCGCGTCCAGCTTTACACACTGGAGTGCGGCCACTTCCAAGTCGACGATATGGGGTTCTTTTCCGCCGATGGCAAACCCACCGGAAAGGGCGAACGAATGCCCGATCCGTGCTTCGTCATCCGCCATCCCAAGGGAGTTCTTCTCTGGGATACGGGCCTCAAAGACTCGACCGCCCAATCGAAAGAAGGCGTGAAAGACGTGGTCGGTAGGGAGTTCGTGGACGTTCCACTGAGCGAACAACTGAAAGCCCTTTCACTGAGTCCGAGCGACATCACGTTCGTGGGGCTGTCGCATCTCCATGCCGATCATGCCGGCAATGCGAATCAATTCACGTCATCGACGTGGCTCGTGAACCGCCGCGAGCTCGAAAACGGAACCAAAACACCGCCGGCCATCGGTATCGATCCTTCGGTCTTTTCCGATTATCGAAAAGCCAACATCAAGCTTCTCGATGGTGACTACGACGTGTTCGGCGACGGCAGTGTTCGCATTCTGCAGACGCCCGGGCACACGCCCGGTCATCAATCCCTCGAACTTCGGCTCACCAACAGCGGTACGGTCATCCTCTCCGGCGATCTGGCGCATAGCCGCGAGAATTGGGCAGGACATATCGCGCCAAGTTGGAACTTCGATCGCGCGCAGACGCAAGCATCCATGGAGCGCATCGAGGGCATCATTCGTACGGACCACGCACGGTTCGTCATCCAGCACGATCCGGAAGACTTCGCCTCGTTGCCGAAGGCCCCGGCATTCCTCGACTGA
- a CDS encoding ABC transporter substrate-binding protein → MRNARFYVLAALTIAAFGCREKKQQVDVGAKSEAPTTGAATTGDTVWIGHIGSLSGNDAVFGQSTDNGTKLAVEEQNKKNGIKGKKVMLKTLDDQGKPEEAAVAATRLITQDKVSVLLGEVASTRSLAMASIADSNHIPMVSSGSTNPRVTKDGDKTRPYVFRICFLDNFAGTVMAKFVTENLKLTKVAILRDVGNDYSMGLAQFFRETFQKRGGEIVAEQSFKSGEQDFKAQLTAIKGKNPELIYVPGYYAEVSLIARQARELGMKQPLAGGDGWDSAKLYEVAKGALDGSYFSTHYSGDDPSPTVQDFITRYKAIYNTPPDTLAVLGYDAAKVAMDAMDRATELSGPAIRDALEKTKDFKGVSGNVTIDADHNPIKSAVIMTIEQNKAKYTATVQP, encoded by the coding sequence ATGCGCAACGCGCGCTTTTACGTACTCGCCGCACTGACGATCGCGGCGTTCGGATGCCGGGAGAAAAAGCAACAGGTGGACGTCGGGGCCAAGAGTGAAGCGCCGACGACGGGGGCCGCAACGACGGGCGATACGGTCTGGATCGGCCACATCGGGTCGCTCTCCGGCAACGACGCCGTATTCGGCCAGTCGACGGACAACGGAACGAAGCTCGCCGTCGAAGAGCAGAACAAGAAGAACGGCATCAAGGGCAAGAAGGTGATGCTCAAGACGCTCGACGATCAGGGCAAGCCCGAGGAGGCTGCGGTCGCGGCGACGCGTCTCATTACGCAAGACAAGGTTTCGGTGCTGCTCGGCGAGGTGGCCTCCACGCGCTCGCTGGCGATGGCGAGCATCGCGGACTCGAACCACATCCCCATGGTGAGCAGCGGCTCGACGAACCCGCGGGTCACCAAGGATGGCGACAAGACGCGACCGTACGTGTTCCGCATCTGTTTCTTGGACAACTTCGCCGGAACGGTGATGGCGAAGTTCGTCACCGAGAATTTGAAGCTGACCAAGGTGGCCATTCTGCGCGACGTCGGAAACGACTATTCGATGGGCCTCGCGCAATTCTTCCGCGAGACATTTCAAAAGCGCGGCGGCGAGATCGTGGCCGAGCAGAGTTTCAAGTCCGGGGAGCAGGATTTCAAAGCGCAGCTCACGGCCATCAAAGGAAAGAATCCGGAGTTGATCTACGTGCCCGGCTATTACGCCGAGGTGTCGCTGATTGCGCGGCAGGCGCGGGAACTCGGGATGAAGCAGCCGCTCGCCGGGGGCGATGGGTGGGATTCGGCGAAGCTCTACGAAGTGGCCAAGGGCGCGCTGGATGGTTCGTATTTCTCGACGCACTACAGCGGGGACGATCCGTCGCCGACGGTGCAAGACTTCATTACGCGCTACAAGGCCATTTACAACACGCCGCCGGACACGCTCGCGGTGTTGGGCTACGACGCCGCCAAGGTGGCCATGGACGCGATGGATCGGGCCACGGAGCTCTCCGGGCCGGCCATTCGCGATGCCTTGGAGAAGACGAAGGACTTCAAGGGCGTGAGCGGCAACGTGACGATCGATGCGGATCACAACCCGATCAAGAGTGCCGTCATCATGACCATCGAGCAAAACAAAGCGAAGTACACGGCGACGGTGCAACCGTAG
- a CDS encoding GH92 family glycosyl hydrolase, producing the protein MRGYLAPLILLFVACSSGDKDESTSSDMAQGLRGWRSNVDRVNPMIGTTGTDPAEYGGMIPSVAPPFAMTRWTVMTRENWVSRLPYHHDDKKIRGFIGTHQPAIWMGDYGYVVGMPGVGEVKAGAEARSLAFTHDDEIATPYRYSVDMTTGGGQTLKAALTGTSRVGFLRFDFPEGPQPHFVLEATRANITGNVHIDPEKREISGYNPDRQDDKLGPFKAPGFKGYFVARFDAPFESFGTSTGEALHEGENDRTDAAAGAYVRFPAGTRRVQVRIASSLISVEQARQNLDREIPNGRSFDSVAKATKSAWSDKLDRVDISGATDDELATFYTGMFHALQYPSEASEYGRYYSAYDDKVHEGESYTSYSIWDTFRAENAFLTLFAPERINAMMTSMLHDYQEGGWLPMWKNPTETNIMVGTNADSLIAEVINKGFTGFDLNLAYEAVYKDAMQPPERDTELRYRDREEGTPVEARAGLTWYKEKGWVAADHTAESASRTLDYAYEDWAVAQVAKAVGKEDDAKFFLERSKSYRNIYNASTGFMQARNYDGSWAPNGWTEGNQWVYTFDVMHDVPGLIELEGKAGFTALLDRHFGEGHNNHTNEPSHHIAYLYDYADQAWKTQAQVRAIAESNYFNRPDGLSGNDDCGQMSAWYLLSSIGIYPVNPASGEYAMGSPFFKKVTIRLPGQHRPLIVLSPNNSATNKYVRAAYLDGKRIAKPFLKHSDIAQGGILYFDMSDTPRPWGGE; encoded by the coding sequence ATGCGAGGATATCTGGCACCGCTGATACTGCTCTTCGTGGCCTGTAGTTCCGGCGATAAGGACGAATCGACATCGTCCGATATGGCCCAAGGCTTACGCGGATGGCGCTCGAATGTGGATCGCGTCAACCCCATGATCGGCACCACGGGCACGGATCCAGCCGAATATGGCGGGATGATCCCCAGTGTCGCGCCTCCGTTCGCTATGACGCGTTGGACGGTGATGACCCGGGAAAACTGGGTAAGCCGACTTCCCTATCACCATGACGATAAAAAAATCCGCGGGTTCATTGGCACGCACCAACCTGCGATCTGGATGGGGGATTACGGATACGTCGTGGGCATGCCCGGCGTGGGGGAGGTGAAAGCCGGTGCGGAGGCGCGCAGTTTGGCATTCACGCACGACGACGAGATCGCCACGCCGTATCGGTATTCGGTCGACATGACCACGGGCGGCGGGCAGACGCTGAAAGCCGCGCTCACGGGAACGTCGCGTGTCGGGTTTTTGCGCTTCGATTTTCCGGAGGGGCCGCAACCGCACTTCGTGCTCGAGGCGACGCGGGCCAATATCACCGGAAATGTGCATATCGATCCGGAGAAGCGCGAGATCTCCGGCTATAACCCGGACCGCCAGGACGACAAGCTGGGACCGTTCAAAGCGCCGGGCTTCAAAGGCTATTTCGTGGCGCGTTTCGATGCGCCGTTCGAGAGCTTCGGAACGTCGACGGGCGAGGCGCTTCACGAAGGGGAGAACGACCGCACGGATGCGGCCGCGGGTGCTTATGTCCGCTTCCCCGCGGGCACGCGCCGCGTGCAAGTTCGAATTGCGTCGTCGCTCATCTCGGTGGAGCAAGCTCGCCAGAACCTGGATCGAGAGATCCCGAACGGGCGCTCGTTCGATTCGGTTGCCAAGGCAACTAAATCCGCTTGGAGCGACAAACTCGATCGCGTGGACATCTCCGGGGCCACGGACGACGAACTGGCCACATTCTACACGGGTATGTTCCACGCTCTGCAGTACCCGTCCGAAGCGTCGGAATACGGTCGCTATTACAGCGCGTACGACGACAAGGTGCACGAGGGTGAGAGCTACACGAGCTATTCGATCTGGGACACCTTCCGCGCAGAAAATGCGTTTCTCACTTTGTTCGCGCCCGAGCGCATCAACGCGATGATGACGTCGATGCTGCACGACTACCAAGAGGGCGGTTGGCTGCCCATGTGGAAGAATCCCACCGAGACGAACATCATGGTGGGCACGAATGCCGATTCTCTCATTGCCGAGGTGATCAACAAGGGCTTCACCGGCTTCGATCTCAATCTGGCCTATGAAGCCGTCTACAAGGACGCAATGCAACCGCCCGAGCGCGATACCGAATTGCGCTACCGCGACCGGGAAGAGGGCACCCCGGTGGAAGCGCGCGCCGGCTTGACCTGGTACAAGGAAAAGGGCTGGGTGGCCGCCGATCACACGGCGGAATCGGCGTCGCGCACGCTCGATTATGCCTACGAAGATTGGGCCGTGGCCCAAGTCGCCAAAGCCGTTGGCAAGGAAGACGATGCGAAGTTCTTCCTCGAGCGAAGCAAGAGTTACCGCAACATCTACAACGCGAGCACGGGCTTCATGCAGGCGCGCAACTACGATGGCTCATGGGCCCCCAACGGGTGGACCGAGGGCAATCAATGGGTTTACACCTTCGACGTGATGCACGACGTTCCAGGTCTCATCGAGCTGGAAGGAAAAGCGGGCTTCACGGCCTTGCTGGATCGACATTTCGGCGAAGGACACAACAATCATACCAACGAGCCGAGTCATCATATTGCCTATTTGTACGACTACGCCGATCAGGCGTGGAAGACGCAGGCCCAGGTGCGGGCCATCGCCGAATCCAATTATTTCAATCGGCCCGATGGCTTGAGCGGCAACGACGACTGCGGGCAAATGTCCGCGTGGTATTTGCTGTCGTCGATTGGCATTTATCCTGTGAACCCCGCCTCGGGTGAATATGCGATGGGCAGCCCCTTCTTCAAGAAGGTGACCATTCGCCTGCCGGGACAGCATCGCCCGCTGATCGTGCTATCGCCCAACAACTCCGCCACGAACAAATACGTCCGCGCCGCCTACCTCGACGGCAAACGCATTGCCAAGCCGTTCTTAAAGCACTCGGACATCGCCCAAGGCGGCATTCTCTACTTCGACATGAGCGACACCCCGCGTCCGTGGGGGGGTGAATAG
- a CDS encoding fused MFS/spermidine synthase, with protein MGKAITPLLGGASAVWITCMLFFQALLLAGYVYAHVVLRWLGARRQALLQLAVVLVPLFFLPIHVDADAVRGWSGGGDPALRLLLLLAVTAGPPFFVLSTSAPLLQGWFASLKTGRDPYVLYAASNAGSVAALTAYPLLVEPLVGLSHQMSYWGYGYCVFILAVAFCAVTLFRAAPPDSMPLAVAAEEAVSWKRRVSWFVLAFIPSTYLMGVTTHITTDVTPIPLFWVFPLLLYLVTFILVFAKKQWVRLEAMDRPLLFGLTLAAIATLLTASAPMALIHLAAFFIATYVCHGRLAANRPAETHLTDFYLWISIGGVAGGFFNALIAPAIFSRITEYPLALVLAALARRTSKRQDEGTRAAVLDIAIPVAICAAAVAVFVFLGKDRTSVVFRLALGLLALVNYAGRARPRRFAFGLGAILLASAFHTGALGRSLMVERNFFGVLDVTVDPTERFHRIIHGHIVHGLQFIDPARQREPLAYYHRKGPLGDVFDVYAPRLKGKSVAVVGLGAGAVAAYAQPDQTWTFYEINPAVVRVAEDRRYFTFLSDAFPDERNLHIEVGDARLRMGDAAEGAYSLIILDAFSSDAIPVHLLTQEAVALYAKKLTPDGLLAFHISNQYLKLNKQMPSLARANGLAIVERIDVTDMDEAEGRSAAAEEYMSSEWVVMSKDPAALDALLARETPKNREWKRLEAKSETAPWSDDYSNILGVFRFSYDLGLH; from the coding sequence GTGGGAAAAGCGATTACGCCGCTCCTCGGTGGTGCATCCGCCGTGTGGATCACGTGCATGCTTTTCTTCCAGGCGCTGCTGCTCGCTGGATACGTGTACGCGCACGTCGTTCTGCGCTGGCTCGGTGCGCGAAGGCAAGCGCTGCTGCAATTGGCGGTGGTTCTCGTCCCGCTCTTCTTTTTGCCCATTCATGTCGATGCCGACGCCGTGCGAGGCTGGTCGGGCGGCGGCGATCCCGCATTGCGATTGTTGCTCTTGCTCGCGGTGACGGCGGGCCCGCCATTTTTCGTGCTCTCCACGAGTGCACCGCTTCTCCAAGGTTGGTTCGCTTCGCTGAAAACGGGACGCGATCCCTATGTTCTCTATGCGGCCAGCAACGCGGGCAGCGTGGCGGCGCTCACGGCGTATCCGCTTTTGGTCGAGCCCTTGGTCGGTTTGTCCCACCAAATGTCGTATTGGGGCTACGGGTACTGCGTTTTCATTCTGGCGGTGGCCTTCTGCGCCGTCACGCTCTTTCGTGCGGCGCCACCCGATTCGATGCCGCTCGCCGTGGCCGCCGAGGAAGCGGTAAGTTGGAAACGCCGGGTATCGTGGTTCGTTCTCGCCTTCATTCCGTCGACGTATTTGATGGGCGTGACGACGCACATCACCACGGACGTCACGCCGATTCCGCTCTTTTGGGTATTTCCTCTCCTGCTTTACCTCGTGACGTTCATTCTCGTTTTCGCGAAGAAGCAATGGGTCCGGCTGGAGGCGATGGATCGCCCGCTCCTTTTCGGGCTGACCTTGGCCGCGATTGCCACCTTGCTCACGGCGTCGGCGCCCATGGCCCTGATCCATTTGGCGGCCTTCTTCATTGCCACGTACGTTTGCCACGGGCGGCTCGCGGCCAATCGGCCGGCGGAAACACATCTCACCGATTTCTATCTTTGGATATCCATCGGTGGCGTGGCCGGAGGCTTTTTCAATGCCTTGATTGCGCCCGCGATTTTCTCGCGTATCACGGAATACCCGCTGGCGCTGGTGCTCGCGGCCCTCGCCCGGCGCACATCGAAGCGCCAAGACGAGGGCACGCGGGCCGCGGTGCTCGATATCGCGATTCCGGTCGCCATTTGCGCGGCGGCGGTGGCGGTGTTCGTCTTTTTGGGGAAGGACCGCACGTCGGTGGTTTTCCGGCTCGCGCTGGGGCTGCTGGCGCTGGTCAATTACGCAGGGCGGGCGCGCCCGCGGCGGTTTGCCTTCGGCCTGGGCGCCATTCTGCTGGCCAGTGCCTTCCACACGGGGGCGCTGGGGCGCTCGCTCATGGTCGAGCGCAACTTCTTCGGCGTGCTCGATGTGACCGTGGACCCGACGGAGCGCTTTCATCGCATCATCCATGGGCACATCGTCCACGGTCTGCAGTTCATCGATCCGGCGCGGCAGCGTGAGCCGCTGGCGTACTACCATCGCAAAGGGCCCCTCGGCGACGTCTTCGACGTGTACGCGCCGCGCCTAAAGGGCAAATCCGTGGCGGTGGTGGGGCTGGGTGCAGGGGCCGTGGCGGCCTATGCCCAGCCGGATCAGACGTGGACCTTTTACGAGATCAACCCCGCGGTGGTGCGCGTGGCCGAGGATAGGCGGTATTTCACCTTCCTTTCCGACGCGTTCCCCGACGAGCGGAACCTGCACATCGAGGTGGGCGATGCGCGGTTGAGGATGGGCGATGCGGCCGAAGGCGCGTATTCGCTGATCATTTTGGATGCGTTCAGCTCTGATGCCATTCCGGTGCACCTTCTGACCCAGGAGGCGGTGGCGCTTTATGCGAAAAAGCTCACCCCCGATGGGCTGCTGGCGTTCCACATTTCGAATCAATATTTGAAATTGAACAAGCAGATGCCCAGTTTGGCTCGCGCCAACGGACTGGCCATCGTGGAACGGATCGATGTGACCGACATGGACGAGGCGGAAGGTCGCAGCGCGGCCGCCGAGGAATACATGTCCTCGGAATGGGTGGTGATGTCCAAGGATCCCGCGGCCCTGGATGCGCTGCTGGCGCGCGAGACGCCAAAGAACCGTGAATGGAAGAGGCTCGAGGCCAAATCCGAAACTGCGCCGTGGAGCGATGACTATTCCAATATCCTCGGAGTTTTCAGGTTCTCCTACGACTTGGGACTTCATTAG
- a CDS encoding carboxypeptidase-like regulatory domain-containing protein, giving the protein MVVPSCAVACFAAACSGTDGAHVGNTPDGGPRDGTVADSRTDAPGDAGKDGAVDAADAATDGGGADGQSDSAVDGGDDSGNDGSTGDAGNDGGDDAGAADGGGAPDAEVDAGTTALITGTVVDVTSRRPVEEAAVAAGSLVARTDAAGRFALRVPTGVFSRPTVTKAGYSERLYEELAVTVDADQGQIPILSLDAQSALRGALPGYDANLGAMAVRVLARGTCPNEEGATLSISPAGVSRIAYFRSGVPNAEAPNVHAGEETSAIIYNVAVSTTISLAVARNGCTMARYPTTNNGLTRTGNIQTRGGNSITTATTFVE; this is encoded by the coding sequence GTGGTGGTACCTTCGTGCGCGGTGGCGTGTTTCGCCGCCGCGTGCTCGGGCACGGACGGGGCCCACGTGGGCAATACGCCGGACGGGGGCCCGCGCGATGGCACCGTGGCGGATTCCCGCACCGATGCGCCAGGTGACGCGGGCAAGGACGGCGCGGTGGACGCGGCCGATGCGGCGACCGACGGCGGGGGTGCGGATGGACAATCCGATTCCGCCGTCGATGGTGGCGACGATTCGGGGAACGACGGCAGCACCGGGGACGCTGGGAACGACGGTGGCGACGATGCCGGGGCGGCCGATGGCGGTGGCGCGCCCGATGCCGAGGTCGATGCGGGCACCACGGCGCTGATCACCGGAACGGTCGTCGATGTGACGAGCCGAAGGCCCGTCGAGGAAGCGGCGGTGGCCGCGGGCTCGCTGGTCGCGCGGACCGATGCGGCGGGGCGCTTTGCTCTGCGTGTGCCCACGGGCGTTTTTTCGCGCCCCACGGTGACGAAAGCCGGCTACAGCGAGCGGCTCTACGAGGAGCTCGCGGTGACGGTGGATGCCGACCAAGGGCAGATTCCCATCTTGTCGCTCGATGCTCAGTCCGCGCTGCGGGGCGCGCTGCCGGGATACGATGCGAACCTCGGCGCGATGGCGGTGCGGGTGCTCGCGCGTGGCACCTGCCCGAACGAGGAAGGCGCCACCTTGAGCATCTCGCCCGCGGGTGTGTCGCGCATCGCGTATTTCCGCAGCGGCGTGCCCAACGCCGAGGCGCCGAACGTGCACGCCGGCGAGGAAACGTCGGCCATCATCTACAACGTGGCGGTGAGCACCACGATTTCGCTCGCGGTCGCTCGCAATGGGTGCACGATGGCGCGGTACCCGACGACGAACAACGGGCTCACGCGGACGGGAAATATCCAGACGCGCGGGGGCAATTCCATCACGACGGCCACGACCTTCGTCGAGTAG
- a CDS encoding FAD-dependent oxidoreductase, whose translation MLSAELEHRSLWQETASGVSCPRLERGLHVDVAIVGGGITGLTAALLLKRTGLRVAVLEAHTVGGENSLRTTAHLTEAVDARYATIEKDFGPTAAKEVAYSSHAAITRIRAFVRELKIDCVYRTVPGFLYTEREDDLRALHLEYEAAARAGIHVDMVREVPLPFRCAAAVRFPDQAQVHAGRYLEGLAHAISGDGCHVFERTLVRDVDEGEPCTVHVATGLDEGAPEQRVTCDRVIFATSAPPTRFALHTKLAHYRSYAIARVESGDVPLALFWDMDDPYHYTRIAEIFGKRYLVIGGEDHKTGQKGDAEDCWTRLEEYARVRFGVAPVTHRWSGQILEPVDGLPYIGKIPGKEKLSIGVGYSGNGMTFGTLAGMLLAEPDAPRARELLQLYAPSRVKPVASAKDFVAENVDFPAHFVGDRLRAPDARSVEEVERGEGKIVKLGGERLAVYRDDAGALHAFSPVCPHLGCHVAFNNAERSWDCPCHGSRFDTEGRLLHGPAARGLTAKKI comes from the coding sequence ATGCTTTCCGCGGAGCTAGAACATCGGTCCTTGTGGCAGGAAACGGCGTCGGGCGTATCGTGCCCGCGCCTCGAACGTGGGTTGCACGTCGACGTCGCCATCGTGGGGGGTGGCATCACCGGATTGACCGCCGCGTTGCTTTTGAAACGGACGGGTCTCCGGGTCGCCGTGCTGGAGGCGCATACCGTCGGCGGCGAGAACAGCCTGCGCACGACGGCGCATCTGACCGAGGCCGTCGATGCGCGCTACGCCACCATCGAGAAAGATTTCGGCCCCACCGCCGCCAAAGAGGTCGCGTACTCGAGCCATGCCGCCATCACGCGCATCCGGGCCTTCGTGCGAGAGCTGAAGATCGACTGCGTCTACCGCACCGTGCCAGGCTTTCTCTACACGGAGCGCGAAGACGACCTTCGCGCCCTGCACCTGGAATACGAGGCAGCCGCCCGGGCAGGTATCCACGTCGACATGGTGCGCGAGGTGCCGCTCCCATTTCGCTGCGCCGCCGCAGTGAGATTCCCCGATCAAGCGCAGGTTCACGCCGGTCGCTACCTCGAGGGGCTCGCCCATGCGATTTCCGGCGACGGGTGCCACGTCTTCGAGCGCACCCTGGTGCGTGACGTCGATGAAGGAGAACCATGTACCGTGCACGTGGCCACTGGCCTCGACGAAGGGGCGCCCGAGCAGCGCGTGACCTGCGATCGGGTCATCTTCGCAACGAGTGCACCGCCGACGCGGTTCGCCTTGCATACCAAGTTGGCCCATTATCGGTCGTACGCCATCGCCCGTGTCGAATCGGGTGACGTGCCCCTCGCGCTTTTTTGGGATATGGACGACCCTTATCATTACACGCGCATCGCCGAGATATTCGGGAAACGCTATTTGGTCATCGGCGGGGAAGACCACAAGACTGGGCAAAAAGGCGACGCCGAGGACTGCTGGACGAGGCTCGAAGAATACGCGCGCGTCCGTTTTGGCGTTGCGCCGGTCACCCATCGTTGGTCCGGACAGATCCTCGAGCCGGTCGACGGGCTGCCGTACATTGGAAAGATACCGGGCAAAGAAAAGCTATCCATCGGCGTTGGGTACAGCGGCAATGGCATGACCTTCGGGACGCTCGCGGGGATGCTCTTGGCCGAGCCGGATGCGCCGCGCGCCAGGGAGCTGTTGCAATTGTACGCGCCCTCGCGCGTGAAGCCGGTGGCGAGTGCCAAGGACTTCGTGGCCGAGAACGTCGATTTCCCTGCGCATTTCGTCGGCGATCGTCTGCGCGCGCCCGATGCGCGTTCGGTCGAGGAGGTGGAACGCGGCGAAGGAAAGATCGTCAAGTTGGGCGGCGAGAGGCTCGCGGTCTACCGTGACGATGCCGGGGCACTTCACGCCTTCTCCCCGGTGTGTCCGCATCTCGGCTGCCATGTGGCGTTCAACAATGCGGAGCGTTCGTGGGATTGCCCCTGCCATGGTTCGCGCTTCGACACAGAGGGCCGTCTGCTGCACGGTCCTGCCGCACGCGGGTTGACCGCAAAGAAGATATGA